The following are from one region of the Saccharomyces cerevisiae S288C chromosome I, complete sequence genome:
- the BDH2 gene encoding putative dehydrogenase BDH2 (Putative medium-chain alcohol dehydrogenase with similarity to BDH1; transcription induced by constitutively active PDR1 and PDR3), whose protein sequence is MRALAYFGKGNIRFTNHLKEPHIVAPDELVIDIEWCGICGTDLHEYTDGPIFFPEDGHTHEISHNPLPQAMGHEMAGTVLEVGPGVKNLKVGDKVVVEPTGTCRDRYRWPLSPNVDKEWCAACKKGYYNICSYLGLCGAGVQSGGFAERVVMNESHCYKVPDFVPLDVAALIQPLAVCWHAIRVCEFKAGSTALIIGAGPIGLGTILALNAAGCKDIVVSEPAKVRRELAEKMGARVYDPTAHAAKESIDYLRSIADGGDGFDYTFDCSGLEVTLNAAIQCLTFRGTAVNLAMWGHHKIQFSPMDITLHERKYTGSMCYTHHDFEAVIEALEEGRIDIDRARHMITGRVNIEDGLDGAIMKLINEKESTIKIILTPNNHGELNREADNEKKEISELSSRKDQERLRESINEAKLRHT, encoded by the coding sequence ATGAGAGCCTTAGCGTATTTCGGTAAAGGTAACATCAGATTCACCAACCATTTAAAGGAGCCACATATTGTGGCGCCCGATGAGCTTGTGATTGATATCGAATGGTGTGGTATTTGCGGTACGGACCTGCATGAGTACACAGATGGTCCTATCTTTTTCCCAGAAGATGGACACACACATGAGATTAGTCATAACCCATTGCCACAGGCGATGGGCCACGAAATGGCTGGTACCGTTTTGGAGGTGGGCCCTGGTGtgaaaaacttgaaagtGGGAGACAAGGTAGTTGTCGAGCCCACAGGTACATGCAGAGACCGGTATCGTTGGCCCCTGTCGCCAAACGTTGACAAGGAATGGTGCGCTGCTTGCAAAAAGGGCTACTATAACATTTGTTCATATTTGGGGCTTTGTGGTGCGGGTGTGCAGAGCGGTGGATTTGCAGAACGTGTTGTGATGAACGAATCTCACTGCTACAAAGTACCGGACTTCGTGCCCTTAGACGTTGCAGCTTTGATTCAACCGTTGGCTGTGTGCTGGCATGCAATTAGAGTCTGCGAGTTCAAAGCAGGCTCTACGGCTTTGATCATTGGTGCTGGCCCCATCGGACTGGGCACGATACTGGCGTTGAACGCTGCAGGTTGCAAGGACATCGTCGTTTCAGAGCCTGCCAAGGTAAGAAGAGAACTGGCTGAAAAAATGGGTGCCAGGGTTTACGACCCAACTGCGCACGCTGCCAAGGAGAGCATTGATTATCTGAGGTCGATTGCTGATGGTGGAGACGGCTTCGATTACACATTTGATTGCTCCGGGTTGGAAGTCACATTGAATGCTGCTATTCAGTGTCTCACTTTCAGAGGCACCGCAGTGAACTTGGCCATGTGGGGCCATCACAAGATACAGTTTTCTCCGATGGACATCACATTGCATGAAAGAAAGTACACAGGGTCCATGTGCTACACACACCACGATTTTGAGGCAGTAATAGAAGCTTTGGAAGAAGGCAGGATTGACATTGATAGAGCAAGACATATGATAACGGGCAGAGTCAACATTGAGGACGGCCTTGATGGCGCCATCATGAAGCTGATAAACGAGAAGGAGTCTACAATCAAGATTATTCTGACTCCAAACAATCACGGAGAGTTGAACAGGGAAGCCGATaatgagaagaaagaaatttccGAGCTGAGCAGTCGGAAAGATCAAGAAAGACTACGAGAATCAATAAACGAGGCTAAACTGCGTCACACATGA
- the BDH1 gene encoding (R,R)-butanediol dehydrogenase (NAD-dependent (R,R)-butanediol dehydrogenase; catalyzes oxidation of (R,R)-2,3-butanediol to (3R)-acetoin, oxidation of meso-butanediol to (3S)-acetoin, and reduction of acetoin; enhances use of 2,3-butanediol as an aerobic carbon source): MRALAYFKKGDIHFTNDIPRPEIQTDDEVIIDVSWCGICGSDLHEYLDGPIFMPKDGECHKLSNAALPLAMGHEMSGIVSKVGPKVTKVKVGDHVVVDAASSCADLHCWPHSKFYNSKPCDACQRGSENLCTHAGFVGLGVISGGFAEQVVVSQHHIIPVPKEIPLDVAALVEPLSVTWHAVKISGFKKGSSALVLGAGPIGLCTILVLKGMGASKIVVSEIAERRIEMAKKLGVEVFNPSKHGHKSIEILRGLTKSHDGFDYSYDCSGIQVTFETSLKALTFKGTATNIAVWGPKPVPFQPMDVTLQEKVMTGSIGYVVEDFEEVVRAIHNGDIAMEDCKQLITGKQRIEDGWEKGFQELMDHKESNVKILLTPNNHGEMK, from the coding sequence atgagagCTTTGGCATATTTCAAGAAGGGTGATATTCACTTCACTAATGATATCCCTAGGCCAGAAATCCAAACCGACGATGAGGTTATTATCGACGTCTCTTGGTGTGGGATTTGTGGCTCGGATCTTCACGAGTACTTGGATGGTCCAATCTTCATGCCTAAAGATGGAGAGTGCCATAAATTATCCAACGCTGCTTTACCTCTGGCAATGGGCCATGAGATGTCAGGAATTGTTTCCAAGGTTGGTCCTAAAGTGACAAAGGTGAAGGTTGGCGACCACGTGGTCGTTGATGCTGCCAGCAGTTGTGCGGACCTGCATTGCTGGCCACACTCCAAATTTTACAATTCCAAACCATGTGATGCTTGTCAGAGGGGCAGTGAAAATCTATGTACCCACGCCGGTTTTGTAGGACTAGGTGTGATCAGTGGTGGCTTTGCTGAACAAGTCGTAGTCTCTCAACATCACATTATCCCGGTTCCAAAGGAAATTCCTCTAGATGTGGCTGCTTTAGTTGAGCCTCTTTCTGTCACCTGGCATGCTGTTAAGATTTCTGGTTTCAAAAAAGGCAGTTCAGCCTTGGTTCTTGGTGCAGGTCCCATTGGGTTGTGTACCATTTTGGTACTTAAGGGAATGGGGGCTAGTAAAATTGTAGTGTCTGAAATTGCAGAGAGAAGAATAGAAATGGCCAAGAAACTGGGCGTTGAGGTGTTCAATCCCTCCAAGCACGGTCATAAATCTATAGAGATACTACGTGGTTTGACCAAGAGCCATGATGGGTTTGATTACAGTTATGATTGTTCTGGTATTCAAGTTACTTTCGAAACCTCTTTGAAGGCATTAACATTCAAGGGGACAGCCACCAACATTGCAGTTTGGGGTCCAAAACCTGTCCCATTCCAACCAATGGATGTGACTCTCCAAGAGAAAGTTATGACTGGTTCGATCGGCTATGTTGTCGAAGACTTCGAAGAAGTTGTTCGTGCCATCCACAACGGAGACATCGCCATGGAAGATTGTAAGCAACTAATCACTGGTAAGCAAAGGATTGAGGACGGTTGGGAAAAGGGATTCCAAGAGTTGATGGATCACAAGGAATCCAACGTTAAGATTCTATTGACGCCTAACAATCACGGTGAAATGAAGTAA
- the ECM1 gene encoding Ecm1p (Pre-ribosomal factor involved in 60S ribosomal protein subunit export; associates with the pre-60S particle; shuttles between the nucleus and cytoplasm) — translation MWEQRRQKVVFSLTILVRYRLKQSMAKKISKNSRAARQSDALEPEVKDLSELPRAEKTDLTNILIRTAAKNEALLEAKISKKANKSKRGKKLNKKALEDKLANSISSMDRDRLVKALNFTNRLDGKIAKSISRAKYIQNTRKAGWDSTNETIKKELAFLNGGLSVQAKSASEGNAEKEDEEIPEVFDSLAEDNTVQKTPTNRFGVLPDDVEE, via the coding sequence ATGTGGGAACAAAGACGACAAAAGGTAGTTTTTTCCTTGACTATACTGGTAAGATATCGTCTAAAACAAAGCATGgccaagaaaatatcaaagaattcAAGAGCTGCTAGACAATCGGATGCTCTTGAACCAGAGGTAAAGGATTTAAGTGAACTACCTAGAGCTGAAAAAACCGATTTGActaatattttgattagAACAGCAGCCAAGAATGAGGCATTGCTGGAAGCAAAGATATCTAAGAAAGCCAATAAAAGTAAGAGGGGCAAGAAGTTAAATAAAAAGGCTCTGGAAGACAAACTGGCCAACTCTATTTCATCCATGGACAGGGATCGTTTAGTGAAGGCCTTGAATTTTACCAATCGTCTGGACGGTAAAATTGCCAAGTCCATTTCTCGTGCCAAGTACATTCAAAATACAAGAAAGGCTGGCTGGGATAGCACCAATGAgactataaaaaaagagctGGCTTTTTTGAACGGAGGGTTGTCTGTGCAGGCAAAAAGTGCTAGTGAAGGTAATGctgaaaaggaagatgaGGAGATCCCAGAAGTTTTTGACTCTTTAGCAGAGGATAACACAGTGCAGAAGACTCCTACAAATAGATTCGGTGTCCTGCCAGACGATGTTGAagaatag